The genomic segment gtgattatacaaactcacacacacacacacacacacacacacacacacacacacaccacaatggaatattacacagccataaaaaatgatatcttgccatttacaataatgtggatggaactagaggatattatgctagataaaataagtcaatcagaaaaaagataattttcatatgatctcactgatatgtggaacttaagaaataaggcagaggTTCATAGatgaagagaggaaataaatggttcgggacaaaatcagagagggagacaaagtataagagactcttaatctcaggaaacaaactgaggattgttaGATGGGAGGGCAGTGGATGAATGCAGAGACTGAATGATGGAAATTGGGGAGCATATGTGTTGTGGTAAGTTCTGTGTGTTATGTAAGACTTATGAaacacagacttgtacccctgaaacaaataatatattatatgttaataataaaaattaaaaaataaaatttttaaaattataaaatctttgtAATAATGTAGCTCAATACcacattgtgttttattttgtctcattttattcttcacaTCTGGCTGTTGTAAATGGAACCATGAAATGTATCATTATAGTCATAAAACTGAGGGGTGATACATACATTTCTTAATTACTTTAGAGTGTCCATATTGTATTCAGTTTTATTGCAACAAAAAATATTGAGAATTGGTTTTCTGCTATCGTTTTCCAAAACACTGCAAGATCTTTGTTTTACAATCATGAACTAATCATGTGTGTCAAGAGGAAAATTAATCCGTACTTTTGAAACTGTCTGATTTTTCACAAGTTGGACACAGCCCCATTATAAAATGGTAGATATATAACCATGTCTGTGGTTTTATGGACCAGGTTCAAAAGGCCCCACATATTCCAAATATACCATTCCTCCATCCAGTCCATTCTGGTGTCAAGGCATGGTCCATTCAATTTAGATCAACACCATCTACTTCACCATCTTTGCTCACTTCGTCTCTCTACTTGCAGCGCTGCACTTCCCCAAATGACCACtaatttaacatttctaaagTGCAGATCTAATCATTTTGCCGCTGCTTGTAAAACTCTGGGTCACAGAAGGGCAAGAAAGATTTATATAAACtaaagtaggaaagaatgagCGATTGAAACATTTATCCCTTATGCTTTGCCAACCTTCAGACATTTGCACATGTTGTGCCTTTTCTGTGGCATATTGTCCCTGAGAACGTCCCTTCTGCCACAGTCTCCTGTACTTATCTGAGGGAACATCTAGTCAACATTTGTACTGAGTTACAGAGGCTGATCTCAGTCCCCTTTTTTGACCAAATCCATGTATCACAGCTAGAACAGATGTGTACTTATGAGTCATACACTTTCCGCATTAGCATCATATATATATTAGGCTTATCATAATTGTATGGTACCTCTTTCCATATAAAACTATAGAGGTTCAAATTCCTTGAAAACAGCAACCATATAGTGCTCAAACTTTAAACTCATTTAGCTGTTATTTTGGATTATAAGagtttaagtatttattgaataaatgacaAAGTTTGTATATTTGATATcatgcttctctttttttgttcaaTAAAGTACATACTTCAAAACTCGATTCAGACATCACCTCAAGCAGGGAATCTCCCCTAAATCTTCCTTTCATCCTGAGTTCATATTTGTCCCGCAATTTCTTATGCAAGCATAGATACAAAACCTACATTTTAACCACTAGGTGCTTTCAGTTTTGGACCATGTCCACATAGTGCATATCATTGTGGTCTAGCAAACTAAGGGATGATACAAAGTATGGAGATTACAGGATTGTCACAATAATAATTAGTCACATTGAAATGAGCatattttataagattataaaattttacaCTTAGAGAAAGGTAGTATGAATAAGAATGGTATAAACCACAGCCACATACCTATTTACCCAGACTcaacagttaacattttttttacctctttctcttCACCACCCTTTTCTTGCTCCCTCATTTCAAGCAATTATATAGAATCACTTGatcttttttctctaaatattttaattatgtatttcctAAGAATATGGGTGTTCTACATAGTCAGAGTGAAGTTATCAACTtcactaaatataaaataactataatataattgtaagaaatgttttgaaagaataaaaattagaaaattaaagactttctaaaaaataaaaattaaaaaaataaaaaggggggtttcttttttttaatttttaaaattaacttatttattttcagcataacagtatttattattttttcaccatacccagtgctccatgcaatccatgccctctataatacccaccacctgttaccccatcctcccacacccccgtcacttcaaacccctaagattgtttttcagagggtttcttttttaatacaggGAGGCAATATATAACAGTTTCCTACTatatagtttcttttaaaaaaaatttaaaagagaatgagttagaggggcagaaggaaaagcagactcctcactaagcagggagcccaaagcacagtttgatcccagaactctggctgggatcatggcctgaggcaaaggcagaagcttaaactactgaaccatccaggtgcccctactttatAGTTTCTTGAAAGACAAGTCCCACATTCAACATTTTCTTCAGAGCTCCCATAACATCCTTATTTCTTAGACTATAGATCAAAGGGTTGAGCACGGGAGTGAGTATGGTGTAAAAGACAGATACCATCATGTCCTTCTCTGGTGTATGGTAGGAGCTGGGGAGCATGTAAGTATAAATGGCAGCCCCATAGAAGAGGATGACCACAGTCATGTGGGAAGAACAAGTGACAAAGGCCTTCTTCTGTCCTTCTACTGAGTTCATCCTATGGATGGTGATGAGGATAAAGTAGTAAGATCCTGAAATGACTATCACAGGAATGAGAAGCATAAGGACACAGCACAGGTACATGAAAATCTCATAGACGGAAGTGTCTGAACAAGAGAGTTTCAATACAGCAGGGACTTCACAGAAAAAATGATGTATCTCTCGAGATCTGCAGAAGGGGAAGGTCATGGTGATGGGAGTCAACAAGAAACCATCCACTGAACCCAGGAGCCAGCAGCCAGATGCTAGAAGGTGTAACACCCGATGGTTCATGAGGACAGGGTAATGAAGAGGAtcgcagatggccacatagcggtcgtAGGCCATGGAGGctagaagaaaaaattctgaacCTGCTAGTGTCACATAGAGAAACATTTGTATCCCACATTCTATGTCTGAGATCTTGTTCATACCCATGACTTGGTCTATGAGCATCTTGGGCACAGTAACAGAAATATACATCATGTCCATGAGAGATAGCTGGCtaatgaaaaaatacatgggTGTGTGGAGGTGGGCATCAGAATGTATCAATAGAATCAAGATGGTGTTTCCAGACAAGGCCATTaggaaaagcacaaaaatgaccaaagaaaGGAGAGCTGGGTGTTTGGATTCACTAAAGATTCCCACCAGGGTGAAATCTGATCTTCCAGTGTGGTTAGCTAGCCAGTTGATGTTCTCCATGTGATTTCATCTGGGCAACCTAGGAAATCTTTGGGATTAATGAATCAATCACAAAACACCACCCACTGAAATGAATgtgttgagagagaaagagagaatgaaaacccAATTatgttatcagaaaaaaaaaatccatggtttTATAGATTTAAAGAATACACattatctgtatttatataaatttaccATTTGGGAGTTTGCATTGTTCATTGTATCATGAGTTTTCCTTTTGATATAATATCCTTTACCCAGAAGCATGTAAATGTTTAGGTTAGCTGTTGCCTTAATGAAACACAAAAGATGAATCAAGAtgtagaatttatatatatatatatatatatatacacacacatatatatgtatatatgtgtgtatatatgtatatgtatatatgtatacatatatatgtatatatgtattt from the Mustela nigripes isolate SB6536 chromosome 12, MUSNIG.SB6536, whole genome shotgun sequence genome contains:
- the LOC132028071 gene encoding olfactory receptor 2T29-like, encoding MENINWLANHTGRSDFTLVGIFSESKHPALLSLVIFVLFLMALSGNTILILLIHSDAHLHTPMYFFISQLSLMDMMYISVTVPKMLIDQVMGMNKISDIECGIQMFLYVTLAGSEFFLLASMAYDRYVAICDPLHYPVLMNHRVLHLLASGCWLLGSVDGFLLTPITMTFPFCRSREIHHFFCEVPAVLKLSCSDTSVYEIFMYLCCVLMLLIPVIVISGSYYFILITIHRMNSVEGQKKAFVTCSSHMTVVILFYGAAIYTYMLPSSYHTPEKDMMVSVFYTILTPVLNPLIYSLRNKDVMGALKKMLNVGLVFQETIK